CAAAAACACTTTCTCTGGATCCTTCCCTCCCCCACTATTACATCCCATCATAATCTCTATTACTCTATTCTCCCATTTATTAGTTTTAAATTAGTTAAGTGAAATATTAAGAACTTAGTTCTCTTAGTATCAATCATTGCTATTGGCTAAAGATATGTTTTGTTAGTTCTTTATTCATTGGTTATACATTTTTGAATAAGTTATTAAGTCTTAGTAATAATCGCTTATCAAGCAAGCCTCACCTCATAATAATTGTTCACACATGATCACAAAATGTTATTAAAAACAAAAAAAAGAAACCATCTCTCCTACATCAAGAAAAGATGGTTCTCTTTATGCTTAAGTAATTTGATTATTTTTATTTAATTTTTTGATTTATTTAGTAACAACAGACTGAGTAGCATCAGATTGACTAGCCTCAGCTCCACTAGTCTCAGAATATTTTATTCCCTTCACTGCTTCTCTTACTTTATCTAGATTGCTACTTACTGTTTTCCTAATTATTACATCAAGTATCCCTAGTACCTTATTTACTGCATTTATTGCTGCTGCTTTAACTGCTTCAACTTCACCAGCACCAGCATTAGCACTAAATTTACCACTCTTCACCATGGCTTTAAGAGCAACAGCTGCTGCTAGGTCAGCATTAGTAGCCGCACCAGCACCGTTAGCATGATTAGGTGTACCAACTGCTAATTCTCCAGCGCCTTTATTATTAGCATTATTTAGTTGAACAACATTAGCTTTAGCATTCTTAATCTTGTCAAGCATTGCCCATGGATCTGCTTTTGACACTTCAGCTGCTAGTTTAGGACCAGCATTAACACCAGCATCACCATTTGCAGTAAGTGCAGAAGTAGCACTGGAAGCAGCAGAATTCACTGCTTCACCAACATTGCCAGGCTTAACTTCTATATTAGATTTTTCCGCTAATTCAATAATATTTTTAACTTCTGTAACTATAGAGTCAACCCCATCCTTATCAGCAGCTACTGCAGCACCTGCACTAACAGTATCACCAATTCCAGCAACATCATTGGTTACATCAGCAAGTTTAATGAGTGAAGCAATTAATTGTTCAAAAACATCATTTGCTCCCTTTATGACACCCTTAACAACTTCAATTGTGTTTCCATCAGCATTCTTAGTTTTAGATATGTTAACTGCTAACTCTTTTAACTTGTTATTAGTTGTCGTAAGTCCATTTCCAAGCTTTTTAAAATGTTCTCCTATTTTACTTCTCGTATCTCCCGATTTAACTACACTAAATCCTAATGCATCTCCAACAGCACTCCCAAAAACACCAAAAATCTCCTGAAACCCTTCCCCAATCTTAACTAAAGAATCTAAAAAACTATTCTTCTTTTCCAACCCTATCTTCTCTTCTTCCAACACTCCATTATTACATCCCATCATCACTACCATCACCAGCATCATCATTACTTCTCTTATTCTTATCCCCTTTACTCTTCCACTTCTCTTCTCTCTTCCCTTCTCTCTATACTCGCTTATACACTCTTCTATATTTCCTATTTCTTTCTTCTCTTTCATTCCTTTCCTTCGCCTCCTTGTTTTTTTTATTTATTTTTAGCTTTTCTATCAAGGAAAATCAAAAAAACAAAATGGACACAACTATGAATTAACGGATAATAAATAACAAATGTTAGCAATAGCAAATAAAATATATCTTTTAGACAAAATAAAAATAAAAGATACTAAGAACTTAACTCCCAGTATCTTCCCGTTATAACTTTATTTACCTTATTTTATTATTCAGTCATATAATTTAACTATTGATTCTTAGCATCAGGAGCACTTCTATCAGACACCACAGGAATAGCATTAACATTAATTTTCATTGCTGCTTTTACTTCTTTAAGTCCTGCATCTATTATCTTCCTTATTGCTATTGTTAATGTATCTAATGCTTTAGTTACTGCACTAACAGCTGACCCTTTAACTGCAGTAATAACTTCAGCAGTTCCATCATTATCATTAGCAAATTTACCATTCTTTGCCATAGCTCGCAATGCCATAGCTCCTGCTATAGTGCCATCTTTTGCACTAGCAACAGTAGCATCACCTTTTTTCACTATAGCCTGCAGAATATCAGCTCCAGTTACTGCTCCTACTGCTTTTGATGCATCTTCTGCTGTCTTCTTTGCATTATCAGCAGAATTAATAGCAGCAGCACCAAATAATTTCCCTGCTTCTCCATCTCCAGCTGTTCTCGCATTAAAACCATCACTAGCTTTCTTATCATTCCCTACATCAGCCTTCCCTACACCTTTAAGTACTACTTCTACTATTTCTTTAATTCCTTTCACTAAACTATCAATATCACCAGCAGTACCTCCAGCATTATTATCAGCTACATTACCAATTGGTCCACTAGCATCACCAATAGCTTCACTTGCTGTCTTTGCTCCCTCTATTATCTTATCAAGTTTATTCTCAACTAATGTTTTCACTGCAGTAGCTGTAGCCTCAACATCTGGATTTCCTTCTTCCTTCATATCAGTAACAATTTTATTAAGTCCATCCTTTATCCCCTGCACAGTATCTTGAACCTTCTTAAAGTAATTCCCAACATCCGATTTCTTACTCTCCAAATTCAATCCCAATACACTCCCTACCATATCCCCAAAAGAAGTAAAAACATCTAAAAATTCATTACCCAAGCTCACTAAAGACTTCAAAAACTTATTCTTTCCCTTCTCTTCTTCCAACATCCCATTATTACATCCCATCACCACCATCATCACCATTATCACTTCTACTATTCTTCTTCCCCCCCTCCTTATCTTTAAAAGATTAAAAAGAAAAAAGATGATTTATACAAAAAAAGATAAGTTAAGAAACATACACAATAAATACAAATCAAAAAAGAGAACTAAAATAAGCCCTCCTAACTAATTAATACAATTTATATTATAAATATCCATAATCCCCCCCTTCTTTTATAAAAAGAAAATACTCCAACACATATCCACACGTATAAAGAGCATTTTCTTTACTTATTACATTACTTACTGATTCATATATAATTAAACGCTTTTCGATTTGCCTTTAACTAATATTTGCTCTGTCTGTTCTAAACATTGACTTACTATTACTTTAGAAATACTTTCTATTGCTTTTAATAATTTATTTACTGCGCTTACTCCTACTCCGTTAACCGCGTTTGTACTGGTTTTTGCTGCTGATGCATCTAGCTTACCGCCTTTAAGCAAAGAACGTAATGCTATTCCTCCTGCTAATGCTAATTTACTTGCATTTTGTGCATTGTCTGCTGTTGTTGCTGCTCCTGTTACTGCAAGTTTTACTGCATGTTTTGGTTGAGTTGCTGAACTGATGGTAGTTTCAGCAACAACATCTGAATCCTCAGCTGATGTTATAGCATATAACATGTCTTCACCTGTTACTGAAGTTACTATTGATAAAGCCTTGGCTGCATCTCCTTCAACGGCTCCTCCTCCCCCTGTTGTCTTTAGTACTTTACCTCCTTCTTTTTCCTCATTAGATACTGTTTCATTTTTAGATACAGTTGATTTTTTAACGCTAAAATTAACTATGCCCTTTAAAGCTTTTAATGCTCCCTTAACATCTTCTATACTAGAACCTACTCCTTCTACTGCTGTTGCTACATTTGCTGTAACACCACTTACTACCATACTTTCGTTAATAAGAGTTTGTAAAGAAGTAATATGCTTCTTTAATTCATTAAGTGTTTTCTTTGCTTGCCCTATACTTCCATCTTGAGATTCTTCAACATTGATTCCTACTTTACTTGCTACCTCTTGTACTTGATTAATCGCTTTATCTATTGCACTTACTAAGTCTTTGAATTTATCTGATATATCACTTTTTTTTGTTGAACTAGTAACTGAAATTCCTAAAGAATTTGTTATTAAATCTACAAATGCAGAAAATATAGATTTAGTTGTATCACCCAATTTCAAACCTCCAACCTCTTGTAGCCCTACCTCTTCTCCTTCCTTTACTCCTCCACTATTACATCCCATCACCACCATCA
This genomic stretch from Borrelia hispanica CRI harbors:
- a CDS encoding variable large family protein translates to MKEKKGIGNIEECISEYREKGREKGREKGSKRIVKGIMVMVVMVVMGCNSGGVKEGEEVGLQEVGGLKLGDTTKSIFSAFVDLITNSLGISVTSSTKKSDISDKFKDLVSAIDKAINQVQEVASKVGINVEESQDGSIGQAKKTLNELKKHITSLQTLINESMVVSGVTANVATAVEGVGSSIEDVKGALKALKGIVNFSVKKSTVSKNETVSNEEKEGGKVLKTTGGGGAVEGDAAKALSIVTSVTGEDMLYAITSAEDSDVVAETTISSATQPKHAVKLAVTGAATTADNAQNASKLALAGGIALRSLLKGGKLDASAAKTSTNAVNGVGVSAVNKLLKAIESISKVIVSQCLEQTEQILVKGKSKSV
- a CDS encoding variable large family protein, whose product is MVMMVVMGCNNGMLEEEKGKNKFLKSLVSLGNEFLDVFTSFGDMVGSVLGLNLESKKSDVGNYFKKVQDTVQGIKDGLNKIVTDMKEEGNPDVEATATAVKTLVENKLDKIIEGAKTASEAIGDASGPIGNVADNNAGGTAGDIDSLVKGIKEIVEVVLKGVGKADVGNDKKASDGFNARTAGDGEAGKLFGAAAINSADNAKKTAEDASKAVGAVTGADILQAIVKKGDATVASAKDGTIAGAMALRAMAKNGKFANDNDGTAEVITAVKGSAVSAVTKALDTLTIAIRKIIDAGLKEVKAAMKINVNAIPVVSDRSAPDAKNQ
- a CDS encoding variable large family protein, giving the protein MMMLVMVVMMGCNNGVLEEEKIGLEKKNSFLDSLVKIGEGFQEIFGVFGSAVGDALGFSVVKSGDTRSKIGEHFKKLGNGLTTTNNKLKELAVNISKTKNADGNTIEVVKGVIKGANDVFEQLIASLIKLADVTNDVAGIGDTVSAGAAVAADKDGVDSIVTEVKNIIELAEKSNIEVKPGNVGEAVNSAASSATSALTANGDAGVNAGPKLAAEVSKADPWAMLDKIKNAKANVVQLNNANNKGAGELAVGTPNHANGAGAATNADLAAAVALKAMVKSGKFSANAGAGEVEAVKAAAINAVNKVLGILDVIIRKTVSSNLDKVREAVKGIKYSETSGAEASQSDATQSVVTK